In one Thermosipho ferrireducens genomic region, the following are encoded:
- a CDS encoding inorganic phosphate transporter: MILTIAAFFIGFGMAFAIGANDVANSMSTAVGAKAITPKQAVFIAAILEFLGALLFGAHVTKTIAKGIVYLDRIGEPNFILYGAISALIASTIWILFATFWGMPVSTTHSIIGGMIGFGLAAGGLNVINWITLAKIVLTWITSPLIGGAIAFVIFKFISWSILHRKHPAKAAKYVAPLLLGLAFYTIGTLFVVKVMKNNIVMGNFIGIPVGIGAFFVSYLSLRKIKSGSNEYNIVESVFRKAQIVTSCYVSFSHGANDVANAVAPVALIYTIITAGSFTGTISIPKYILALGGLGISVGVAVLGYKVMKTVGHDITELNNTRGFSIDFATATTVLVASTMGMPISTTHTVVGAVSGVGFARGIEVVNVGILKSIIISWFVTVPFAAAVSALIYVILV, encoded by the coding sequence ATGATTTTAACCATAGCTGCATTTTTTATAGGTTTTGGTATGGCCTTTGCTATAGGTGCCAATGATGTTGCGAACAGTATGTCAACTGCTGTCGGTGCCAAAGCAATAACTCCAAAACAGGCTGTTTTTATAGCGGCTATTTTAGAGTTTCTTGGAGCATTACTTTTTGGAGCCCATGTTACAAAAACAATAGCAAAGGGTATTGTTTATCTTGATAGAATAGGAGAACCAAACTTTATTTTATACGGAGCTATTTCCGCGTTAATAGCTTCTACTATATGGATATTGTTTGCGACATTTTGGGGAATGCCAGTTTCAACTACACATTCAATAATAGGTGGAATGATTGGATTTGGATTAGCAGCTGGTGGTCTGAACGTTATTAACTGGATAACTCTTGCAAAAATTGTACTTACCTGGATTACTTCACCTCTCATAGGTGGAGCAATAGCATTTGTAATATTTAAATTTATTTCATGGTCAATTTTGCATAGAAAACATCCTGCAAAAGCTGCAAAATATGTTGCTCCATTGTTGTTAGGTTTAGCGTTTTATACTATCGGCACTCTTTTCGTGGTAAAAGTTATGAAAAACAATATAGTGATGGGGAATTTCATAGGAATTCCTGTAGGAATTGGAGCATTTTTTGTATCATATCTTTCATTGAGAAAAATTAAAAGTGGTTCAAACGAATACAACATTGTTGAAAGTGTGTTTAGAAAGGCTCAAATAGTTACTTCATGTTATGTTAGCTTTTCACATGGGGCAAATGATGTTGCAAATGCTGTGGCACCTGTTGCCCTCATATACACGATAATAACTGCTGGGAGTTTTACAGGAACTATTTCTATACCGAAATATATTTTGGCTCTTGGAGGTCTTGGAATATCAGTTGGTGTGGCTGTTCTTGGATACAAAGTAATGAAAACAGTAGGGCATGATATAACTGAACTTAATAACACCAGAGGATTTTCAATAGATTTTGCTACAGCTACAACTGTTCTTGTGGCTTCCACAATGGGTATGCCTATTTCTACAACTCACACCGTTGTGGGCGCAGTCTCAGGTGTTGGTTTTGCAAGAGGTATAGAAGTGGTGAATGTTGGAATATTAAAAAGTATAATTATATCGTGGTTTGTCACTGTACCGTTTGCAGCGGCAGTTAGTGCGCTCATTTACGTAATACTTGTTTAA
- a CDS encoding DUF47 domain-containing protein — protein sequence MKRFLERMFPETSPTTLLEHHAELCMKSGNLIKKILDDYFNGEDVLRYSEEIDKYETEADKIKTHLREIYTKLRWSYFDRIDALEIIHNQDALIDAVDDFVKLLTMNTVEDCPGEIVGEIKSLGEMVIDAIQMMKASVEELKVVVESDFSPQEVRKEDNITFDVEKDESRTDSIGISIGKKLFKLKNSLNAVDIIFLNNIVILLMRIADRAENVVERIRMIIRS from the coding sequence ATGAAAAGGTTCTTAGAAAGAATGTTTCCAGAAACTTCACCCACCACTCTTCTTGAGCATCATGCGGAGTTATGTATGAAATCCGGAAACCTGATAAAAAAAATACTGGATGACTATTTCAACGGCGAGGATGTTCTTAGATATTCTGAAGAAATAGACAAGTATGAAACAGAAGCAGATAAAATAAAAACTCATTTAAGAGAAATTTACACAAAACTCAGATGGAGTTATTTTGATCGAATTGATGCACTTGAAATAATACACAATCAGGATGCACTGATAGATGCAGTTGATGATTTTGTCAAACTACTTACTATGAATACAGTTGAGGACTGTCCTGGCGAAATTGTAGGTGAAATAAAATCGCTGGGCGAAATGGTAATCGATGCAATTCAGATGATGAAAGCTTCAGTGGAAGAACTAAAAGTGGTAGTTGAGTCGGATTTTTCACCGCAGGAAGTTCGAAAAGAAGATAACATCACGTTTGATGTTGAAAAGGATGAATCACGTACTGATTCCATAGGAATTTCGATAGGAAAAAAGTTATTTAAATTGAAAAATTCTTTAAACGCGGTGGATATAATATTCCTCAACAATATAGTTATACTTTTAATGAGAATAGCTGACAGAGCCGAAAATGTAGTTGAAAGAATTAGAATGATTATAAGATCGTAG
- a CDS encoding ComF family protein, translating to MSRIIGNHMVDLIKHFKLDFDLLTYVPVTKTVLFERGFDHMKLISRVVQKELKCDSYKTLKAVKETDQVFAQNREKAVLGKFKLIKNVHDKNILLIDDICTTGNTLKECVKILKLGGANEIKTVVFALKKEGK from the coding sequence TTGTCACGTATTATTGGTAACCATATGGTTGATTTGATTAAACACTTCAAACTCGATTTTGATCTTTTAACTTACGTTCCTGTAACTAAGACTGTTTTGTTTGAACGAGGATTTGATCATATGAAGCTAATTAGTAGGGTTGTGCAAAAAGAATTAAAATGTGATTCATATAAAACTTTGAAAGCTGTTAAAGAGACAGATCAGGTTTTTGCACAAAATAGAGAAAAAGCGGTTCTTGGTAAGTTCAAATTAATAAAAAACGTACATGATAAAAACATTCTTTTAATAGATGATATCTGTACAACTGGGAACACATTAAAAGAGTGTGTTAAAATACTGAAATTGGGAGGGGCTAACGAGATTAAAACAGTGGTGTTTGCATTAAAGAAGGAGGGGAAGTAA